One stretch of Candidatus Binatia bacterium DNA includes these proteins:
- a CDS encoding UDP-N-acetylmuramoyl-L-alanyl-D-glutamate--2,6-diaminopimelate ligase has product MSHSLQSLLKGTPHELLQGRWDVQVSSIVADSREVEPGSLFVCLTGYRTEGGETRADRHDFIPEAVARGAAALVVERPVTVSEGVTVVRVPDVWLAHAQIASRFYRQPSRDLVVVGVTGTSGKTSTVYFVDAVLRNAGWPTARFGTVEHRIGGEVYPARQTTPEAHELQALLRRAVDAGCRAVVMEVSSHALELRRVAEVAFDVGVFTNLGRDHLNFHPDMHHYRRAKGRLFEELASGGKDGIAVINIDDAAAPYMIEVNRGRLLTYGQGDRADVRVVETRISPTDTWFSAMTPLGPCEVRLPVPGAFQVANAVAALAVGIALGLPRDTVVAGLAAVPQVPGRFEVVNPGGEFLVIVDYAHKPDALERLLTGARSLARGRIITVFGCGGNRDRGKRPLMGEVAARLSDVVVVTSDNPRDEDPEAIISEIVAGVPREYASKLRVDVDRRRAITSAIREAKPGDLVMIAGKGHETYQIFGGQKLPFDDCAVAREALRARGALQGAWRARSSSAQGAREDER; this is encoded by the coding sequence GTGTCGCATTCGCTGCAATCTCTCCTGAAAGGAACGCCTCACGAGTTATTGCAAGGTCGCTGGGACGTTCAGGTGTCCTCCATCGTTGCCGACTCGCGGGAGGTAGAGCCAGGTAGTCTCTTCGTGTGCCTGACTGGCTACCGCACCGAGGGCGGTGAAACCCGGGCCGATCGCCACGATTTCATCCCCGAGGCGGTTGCGCGGGGAGCCGCGGCGTTGGTGGTGGAGCGGCCCGTGACTGTCTCGGAGGGAGTCACGGTTGTGCGCGTGCCCGACGTGTGGCTGGCGCATGCACAGATCGCGAGCCGGTTCTACCGCCAGCCATCTCGCGACCTCGTGGTCGTCGGCGTCACGGGCACCTCCGGGAAAACCTCGACAGTGTACTTCGTGGATGCGGTGTTGCGTAACGCGGGTTGGCCCACTGCCCGCTTCGGCACTGTGGAGCATCGTATCGGCGGCGAGGTGTATCCAGCACGGCAGACAACGCCGGAAGCTCATGAGCTGCAAGCCTTGCTGCGGCGAGCCGTCGACGCTGGCTGTCGTGCGGTCGTGATGGAGGTGTCCTCACATGCGCTGGAGCTGCGGCGCGTGGCGGAGGTAGCGTTTGACGTTGGGGTGTTTACCAACCTCGGACGCGACCACCTGAACTTTCACCCCGACATGCACCATTACCGCCGCGCCAAGGGACGCTTGTTCGAGGAGCTAGCGAGCGGCGGCAAAGACGGGATCGCGGTGATCAACATCGACGATGCCGCGGCTCCGTACATGATAGAAGTCAACCGCGGCCGGCTGTTGACTTATGGCCAGGGGGACCGCGCGGACGTGCGCGTGGTGGAAACACGCATCTCTCCCACGGACACGTGGTTTTCTGCGATGACGCCACTCGGCCCGTGCGAAGTGCGTTTGCCGGTTCCCGGTGCGTTCCAAGTGGCCAACGCAGTGGCAGCGCTTGCGGTCGGCATCGCGCTTGGGTTGCCACGGGACACTGTGGTTGCGGGACTCGCTGCGGTGCCGCAGGTTCCAGGCCGCTTCGAAGTAGTGAACCCGGGAGGGGAGTTTTTGGTCATCGTCGACTACGCCCACAAGCCCGACGCCTTGGAGCGATTACTGACGGGGGCGCGCAGCCTTGCACGAGGGCGGATCATCACCGTGTTCGGTTGCGGCGGTAACCGCGATCGCGGCAAACGCCCGCTGATGGGCGAGGTAGCCGCGCGGCTGAGCGATGTGGTGGTGGTAACGTCGGACAATCCGCGCGACGAAGATCCCGAAGCAATCATTTCGGAGATCGTTGCGGGGGTGCCGCGAGAGTACGCCAGTAAACTGCGCGTTGACGTTGACCGGCGGCGCGCCATCACAAGCGCGATCAGGGAAGCGAAGCCCGGCGATCTTGTGATGATCGCGGGAAAAGGGCACGAAACCTACCAGATTTTTGGCGGGCAGAAGCTTCCGTTCGACGATTGCGCTGTGGCCCGCGAGGCACTGCGCGCACGGGGCGCCTTGCAAGGGGCTTGGCGGGCGCGCAGTTCTTCTGCACAAGGTGCAAGGGAGGATGAACGATGA
- a CDS encoding GDP-mannose 4,6-dehydratase, whose protein sequence is MSGGPADRLLIIGGSGFIGRHLAQLCIARGIETVATSRNWGDIECGQPRGGRGVIRVRLDIRDEEAVREVLRQWRPRFVVLLAAQSSVAQAEREADLAFAVNLVGALHVFAAVRAVACVEKVVWTGSAEAYGASAAGAPLLTEAAPLQPFTVYGVSKAAADWLAAAMARSRDVPIVRARLFPCTGPGQSTRFVCADFAQQIALAKHQGRPIVIRAGNLEVIRDFTDVRDTARALLELAFHGQVAEAYNVCSATGRSIREVAETLLEIAGNTGAIVSELSRCRRVDIPRLVGCHDKITAATGWLPQYSWRQTLVDLLSDCWRRFGVSSTGT, encoded by the coding sequence TGCATTGCGCGGGGAATCGAAACCGTTGCCACGAGTCGGAACTGGGGGGATATCGAATGCGGGCAGCCAAGGGGCGGCCGAGGGGTGATCCGCGTACGGCTCGACATCCGGGACGAAGAAGCTGTTCGCGAAGTGTTGCGGCAATGGCGACCGCGCTTCGTCGTGTTGTTGGCGGCCCAAAGTAGCGTGGCGCAGGCAGAGCGAGAAGCGGACCTTGCCTTCGCAGTGAATCTCGTCGGCGCACTCCACGTGTTTGCCGCCGTGCGTGCAGTGGCATGTGTAGAGAAGGTCGTGTGGACGGGATCCGCTGAGGCTTACGGCGCGAGTGCCGCCGGCGCACCGCTGCTCACAGAGGCGGCCCCGTTACAACCCTTCACCGTTTACGGGGTCAGCAAGGCCGCTGCGGATTGGCTCGCTGCAGCGATGGCCCGCAGCCGCGATGTGCCGATTGTGCGGGCTCGCTTGTTCCCTTGTACCGGACCAGGCCAATCGACCCGTTTCGTGTGTGCCGATTTTGCCCAGCAAATTGCGTTGGCAAAGCATCAAGGTCGGCCCATCGTGATCCGCGCGGGGAACCTGGAAGTCATCCGAGACTTTACCGACGTGCGCGATACAGCCAGGGCACTGCTCGAGCTCGCGTTTCATGGACAGGTGGCAGAAGCGTATAACGTGTGCTCCGCAACCGGCCGTAGCATTCGCGAGGTAGCGGAAACGTTGCTGGAAATCGCCGGGAACACCGGTGCGATCGTATCCGAGTTGAGTCGGTGCCGCCGTGTGGACATCCCCCGTCTGGTGGGCTGCCACGACAAAATTACTGCGGCAACCGGTTGGTTGCCGCAGTATTCGTGGAGGCAAACGCTGGTCGACTTACTCAGCGACTGCTGGCGACGCTTCGGTGTCAGTTCAACTGGTACGTGA
- a CDS encoding DUF1302 domain-containing protein, whose product MRWTKQCGRGLVWVLSVVVAAPCFGMPIDEAQNFQLRLRAYSRFSIRVQDSDSPPGGDTVPVTKMGQMVEHRNFYNPEFEGKLTPYWPSWLAAFKPDDLSFRVAAWGFYDGIYDYGPKQFRDAARRVNAGWPRPLRLGAFYLEGPDFVDQPTGTVESYFPHVEVQNPRDIYATRRRINELYLNFSKGPLFVRIGRQAISWGEADTVALLDQNNPFDVTLGAPGIFQEIDEARIPLWTIRTSLSLFETLGPLSSGFAEAYWVPGDLDVNTGILPLLGVSPYSPGGKDPQQLLRDQLGPLYEGARVQFVLQDLIPRKRFENSRYGFRVQTVINRFFTVSGWVYTTFPQQPVPLGRGLRRTPEGTSLFITQTVHNERFMAFGLANTFFVEPIDSIIRMQVVYFDNEPGFIPEINLGITKDTPNNPLSVLTACYRAAERKQLCTIPTADVIRWELGIDRFFFARFLNPSNSFTWITAFVGSWNLDETNAKDFRLAGQRKPGRAALSPDDYVQQKAVEAFVQTHLETNYAHGRVTPGITLIGNVRGTYVVNPVITYRMFDWLLFDLNYIHIGGEYQQVGFFRDRDQVSARVTYQLN is encoded by the coding sequence ATGAGGTGGACAAAACAGTGCGGTCGAGGTTTGGTGTGGGTTCTTAGCGTGGTCGTGGCGGCGCCGTGCTTCGGGATGCCGATCGACGAAGCGCAAAACTTTCAGTTGCGGCTGCGGGCATACAGCCGGTTCTCCATCAGGGTTCAAGATTCCGACTCGCCGCCCGGTGGCGACACCGTGCCGGTAACGAAAATGGGCCAAATGGTGGAGCACCGCAATTTCTACAACCCTGAGTTCGAGGGCAAGCTTACGCCGTACTGGCCGAGCTGGCTCGCCGCATTTAAGCCGGACGATTTGAGTTTCCGAGTTGCTGCTTGGGGTTTTTACGATGGGATATATGACTACGGCCCAAAGCAATTTCGCGACGCGGCACGCCGCGTGAACGCGGGCTGGCCGCGGCCACTTCGGCTCGGCGCTTTTTACCTCGAGGGACCGGACTTCGTCGACCAACCCACCGGCACGGTAGAAAGCTACTTCCCGCACGTGGAGGTCCAAAATCCGCGCGACATTTACGCCACCCGACGGCGGATTAACGAGCTGTACCTGAACTTCAGCAAAGGGCCATTGTTTGTTCGCATTGGCCGCCAAGCAATTTCCTGGGGCGAGGCGGACACGGTTGCGCTACTCGATCAAAACAACCCCTTCGACGTCACCCTTGGAGCACCGGGAATTTTTCAAGAGATCGACGAGGCGCGCATTCCCCTGTGGACAATTCGGACTAGCCTGAGCTTATTCGAAACCCTCGGGCCACTCTCCAGCGGCTTTGCGGAAGCCTACTGGGTTCCGGGCGACCTCGACGTGAACACGGGCATTTTGCCGCTTCTTGGCGTCAGCCCGTACTCGCCAGGTGGAAAGGACCCACAGCAACTCCTGCGCGATCAACTTGGGCCACTGTATGAAGGCGCTCGCGTGCAGTTTGTGCTGCAAGACCTCATCCCGCGCAAGCGGTTCGAAAACAGCCGTTACGGCTTTCGCGTACAAACTGTGATTAACCGCTTCTTCACAGTCAGCGGCTGGGTGTACACCACGTTTCCACAACAACCTGTTCCCCTCGGCCGCGGGCTAAGGCGCACGCCTGAGGGAACATCGCTGTTCATCACCCAGACAGTTCACAATGAGCGCTTCATGGCCTTTGGTCTCGCTAATACGTTCTTCGTCGAGCCGATCGACAGTATCATTCGGATGCAGGTCGTCTATTTCGACAACGAGCCTGGGTTCATTCCCGAGATCAACCTGGGGATCACCAAGGATACTCCGAACAACCCCTTGAGTGTGCTCACGGCGTGCTACCGAGCGGCGGAGCGGAAACAACTGTGCACGATCCCCACTGCGGACGTCATCCGTTGGGAACTTGGGATCGACCGTTTCTTCTTCGCCCGCTTCCTCAACCCCAGCAACAGCTTCACTTGGATCACAGCATTTGTAGGTTCCTGGAACCTCGACGAAACGAATGCGAAGGACTTCCGCCTAGCAGGTCAGCGCAAGCCAGGTCGCGCGGCCTTGTCGCCCGACGACTACGTGCAACAAAAGGCGGTGGAAGCGTTTGTGCAAACTCACCTGGAGACGAACTATGCACACGGCCGCGTTACGCCCGGAATAACTTTAATCGGCAATGTGCGTGGGACCTACGTAGTCAACCCCGTGATTACCTACCGGATGTTCGACTGGTTACTGTTCGACCTGAATTACATCCACATCGGCGGCGAGTATCAGCAAGTGGGCTTCTTCCGCGATCGCGATCAAGTGTCGGCACGAGTCACGTACCAGTTGAACTGA